The Microplitis mediator isolate UGA2020A chromosome 8, iyMicMedi2.1, whole genome shotgun sequence genome has a window encoding:
- the LOC130673724 gene encoding exopolyphosphatase PRUNE1 isoform X1 yields MPAQRDGVGHGLLALGCLRGRCSPQTTSCHQENLGKFKKIKVVLGNESCDLDSAVCTLVHGLWHYDKLKCEHVEDVAVIPVLNVTKRMFRIKTEVVYVLKDNNVPLELLTFRDDIDMRELSERQMLELSLVDHHTLTDYDVSLADSVVEVIDHRPQDTNWPWTGRDINLKKVGSCATLVARNILDKNPRLLDQQISSLLKGPILIDTSNFSESVARATQLDIQVMQELEKISTTTNASSNSNSSSSGGKSTPSETQTNRNKIYSAILNAKTDISCLSPEDLILKDLKFVNGIPIPGLPILVEEFLNLNGALEAVNSFTRERESQQEPQHQQRLTVILGMNLKGQVVKRDLAVFSFLPNDLENKIVKALESGNAELDLSLCRSTFKENWSLKLYKQGNVRATRKQILPIIQSASAGWQC; encoded by the exons ATGCCGGCACAAAGGGACGGGGTGGGCCACGGGTTGCTGGCTCTTGGCTGCTTGCGAGGCAGGTGTTCGCCGCAAACAACATCATGCCATCAG gaaAATTTAGGGAAGTTCAAGAAGATTAAAGTGGTCCTGGGTAATGAATCATGTGATTTGGACTCAGCGGTATGTACGCTAGTTCATGGATTATGGCACTATGATAAATTAAAGTGCGAACATGTGGAGGATGTTGCGGTAATACCGGTATTAAATGTTACCAAGCGTATGTTTAGGATAAAAACCGAAGTGGTGTACGTATTGAAGGACAATAATGTCCCCTTGGAGTTGTTGACGTTTAG GGACGATATTGATATGAGGGAGCTGAGTGAACGACAGATGTTGGAATTGAGTCTTGTGGATCACCACACGTTGACCGATTACGATGTGTCATTGGCAGACTCAGTCGTAGAGGTGATCGATCACCGACCTCAAGATACGAATTGGCCGTGGACAGGTCGCGATATTAATCTGAAAAAGGTCGGCAGCTGTGCCACCCTCGTTGCCAGAAATATATTGGATAAAAATCCAAGACTACTCGACCAACAGATCTCGAGTTTGTTGAAAG ggcCAATTTTGATAGACACGAGTAATTTTTCCGAGTCAGTGGCACGTGCAACTCAACTGGACATTCAAGTGATGCAAGAGCTGGAAAAAATCTCTACCACTACCAACGCGAGCAGTAACAGTAACAGTAGTAGTAGTGGTGGTAAATCCACCCCTTCTGAAACACAAACGaatcgtaataaaatttattcagctattTTAAATGCCAAGACTGACATCAGTTGTTTGTCGCCCGAGGATCTTATTCTAAAAGACTTAAAGTTCGTCAACGGAATTCCTATTCCTGGGTTACCAATTCTTGTAGAG GAATTCTTGAATTTAAATGGCGCTTTGGAAGCCGTGAATTCGTTTACAAGGGAACGTGAATCCCAGCAAGAGCCCCAACATCAACAGCGTCTCACGGTAATCTTAGGGATGAATTTAAAGGGCCAAGTGGTGAAGCGAGATCTCGCAGTATTCTCTTTCTTACCCAATGATCTGGAAAATAAA ATCGTAAAAGCACTTGAGAGTGGAAACGCGGAGCTGGATCTGTCACTGTGCCGTAGTACATTTAAAGAAAACTGGAGCTTGAAGCTGTACAAACAGGGAAACGTGCGGGCGACACGGAAGCAAATACTGCCGATTATACAAAGCGCATCGGCTGGCTGGCAATGTTGA
- the LOC130673724 gene encoding exopolyphosphatase PRUNE1 isoform X2, whose product MEEFLGASKKALENLGKFKKIKVVLGNESCDLDSAVCTLVHGLWHYDKLKCEHVEDVAVIPVLNVTKRMFRIKTEVVYVLKDNNVPLELLTFRDDIDMRELSERQMLELSLVDHHTLTDYDVSLADSVVEVIDHRPQDTNWPWTGRDINLKKVGSCATLVARNILDKNPRLLDQQISSLLKGPILIDTSNFSESVARATQLDIQVMQELEKISTTTNASSNSNSSSSGGKSTPSETQTNRNKIYSAILNAKTDISCLSPEDLILKDLKFVNGIPIPGLPILVEEFLNLNGALEAVNSFTRERESQQEPQHQQRLTVILGMNLKGQVVKRDLAVFSFLPNDLENKIVKALESGNAELDLSLCRSTFKENWSLKLYKQGNVRATRKQILPIIQSASAGWQC is encoded by the exons ATGGAAGAATTTCTTGGAGCCTCAAAAAAAGCACTG gaaAATTTAGGGAAGTTCAAGAAGATTAAAGTGGTCCTGGGTAATGAATCATGTGATTTGGACTCAGCGGTATGTACGCTAGTTCATGGATTATGGCACTATGATAAATTAAAGTGCGAACATGTGGAGGATGTTGCGGTAATACCGGTATTAAATGTTACCAAGCGTATGTTTAGGATAAAAACCGAAGTGGTGTACGTATTGAAGGACAATAATGTCCCCTTGGAGTTGTTGACGTTTAG GGACGATATTGATATGAGGGAGCTGAGTGAACGACAGATGTTGGAATTGAGTCTTGTGGATCACCACACGTTGACCGATTACGATGTGTCATTGGCAGACTCAGTCGTAGAGGTGATCGATCACCGACCTCAAGATACGAATTGGCCGTGGACAGGTCGCGATATTAATCTGAAAAAGGTCGGCAGCTGTGCCACCCTCGTTGCCAGAAATATATTGGATAAAAATCCAAGACTACTCGACCAACAGATCTCGAGTTTGTTGAAAG ggcCAATTTTGATAGACACGAGTAATTTTTCCGAGTCAGTGGCACGTGCAACTCAACTGGACATTCAAGTGATGCAAGAGCTGGAAAAAATCTCTACCACTACCAACGCGAGCAGTAACAGTAACAGTAGTAGTAGTGGTGGTAAATCCACCCCTTCTGAAACACAAACGaatcgtaataaaatttattcagctattTTAAATGCCAAGACTGACATCAGTTGTTTGTCGCCCGAGGATCTTATTCTAAAAGACTTAAAGTTCGTCAACGGAATTCCTATTCCTGGGTTACCAATTCTTGTAGAG GAATTCTTGAATTTAAATGGCGCTTTGGAAGCCGTGAATTCGTTTACAAGGGAACGTGAATCCCAGCAAGAGCCCCAACATCAACAGCGTCTCACGGTAATCTTAGGGATGAATTTAAAGGGCCAAGTGGTGAAGCGAGATCTCGCAGTATTCTCTTTCTTACCCAATGATCTGGAAAATAAA ATCGTAAAAGCACTTGAGAGTGGAAACGCGGAGCTGGATCTGTCACTGTGCCGTAGTACATTTAAAGAAAACTGGAGCTTGAAGCTGTACAAACAGGGAAACGTGCGGGCGACACGGAAGCAAATACTGCCGATTATACAAAGCGCATCGGCTGGCTGGCAATGTTGA
- the LOC130673724 gene encoding exopolyphosphatase PRUNE1 isoform X3, translating into MPAQRDGVGHGLLALGCLRGRCSPQTTSCHQENLGKFKKIKVVLGNESCDLDSAVCTLVHGLWHYDKLKCEHVEDVAVIPVLNVTKRMFRIKTEVVYVLKDNNVPLELLTFRDDIDMRELSERQMLELSLVDHHTLTDYDVSLADSVVEVIDHRPQDTNWPWTGRDINLKKVGSCATLVARNILDKNPRLLDQQISSLLKGPILIDTSNFSESVARATQLDIQVMQELEKISTTTNASSNSNSSSSGGKSTPSETQTNRNKIYSAILNAKTDISCLSPEDLILKDLKFVNGIPIPGLPILVEEFLNLNGALEAVNSFTRERESQQEPQHQQRLTVILGMNLKGQVVKRDLAVFSFLPNDLENKTVTFKSKSRS; encoded by the exons ATGCCGGCACAAAGGGACGGGGTGGGCCACGGGTTGCTGGCTCTTGGCTGCTTGCGAGGCAGGTGTTCGCCGCAAACAACATCATGCCATCAG gaaAATTTAGGGAAGTTCAAGAAGATTAAAGTGGTCCTGGGTAATGAATCATGTGATTTGGACTCAGCGGTATGTACGCTAGTTCATGGATTATGGCACTATGATAAATTAAAGTGCGAACATGTGGAGGATGTTGCGGTAATACCGGTATTAAATGTTACCAAGCGTATGTTTAGGATAAAAACCGAAGTGGTGTACGTATTGAAGGACAATAATGTCCCCTTGGAGTTGTTGACGTTTAG GGACGATATTGATATGAGGGAGCTGAGTGAACGACAGATGTTGGAATTGAGTCTTGTGGATCACCACACGTTGACCGATTACGATGTGTCATTGGCAGACTCAGTCGTAGAGGTGATCGATCACCGACCTCAAGATACGAATTGGCCGTGGACAGGTCGCGATATTAATCTGAAAAAGGTCGGCAGCTGTGCCACCCTCGTTGCCAGAAATATATTGGATAAAAATCCAAGACTACTCGACCAACAGATCTCGAGTTTGTTGAAAG ggcCAATTTTGATAGACACGAGTAATTTTTCCGAGTCAGTGGCACGTGCAACTCAACTGGACATTCAAGTGATGCAAGAGCTGGAAAAAATCTCTACCACTACCAACGCGAGCAGTAACAGTAACAGTAGTAGTAGTGGTGGTAAATCCACCCCTTCTGAAACACAAACGaatcgtaataaaatttattcagctattTTAAATGCCAAGACTGACATCAGTTGTTTGTCGCCCGAGGATCTTATTCTAAAAGACTTAAAGTTCGTCAACGGAATTCCTATTCCTGGGTTACCAATTCTTGTAGAG GAATTCTTGAATTTAAATGGCGCTTTGGAAGCCGTGAATTCGTTTACAAGGGAACGTGAATCCCAGCAAGAGCCCCAACATCAACAGCGTCTCACGGTAATCTTAGGGATGAATTTAAAGGGCCAAGTGGTGAAGCGAGATCTCGCAGTATTCTCTTTCTTACCCAATGATCTGGAAAATAAA acAGTAACTTTTAAATCGAAATCTAGATCGTAA